The Chloroflexota bacterium genome includes a region encoding these proteins:
- the cpaB gene encoding Flp pilus assembly protein CpaB produces MQRGRLLILIGLLLLLATVALVVVLFGQGIFNPGGGEPTPPAVEGQTQVAPVEVTQIVIAVQPLPRGQPIPAEALGLAPWPVEARPTTAITDTALVIGKLARYDIERGEPVLTTLISDGPDGLSSIGSDAALRIPPGQVALAVPLNRLSGVGYALQEGDHLNVLVSLLFADLEEATQTITPSTASLFTNVTADPLTGATTFALQPIGVEGQVKFSEGEGGLTIPFFVQPSEEQRPRLVVQQIVQDAVVLGVGNFQELADNEPTPTPLPEGTAPPPPTPVPPPDIITLIVSPQDAVVLTYFLDSKARFTFALRAAGDTTRVDTESVTLQYTIERFRISVPTQLPYGVQPAVRDVNPPVLPNDNPPVIIPLPDGTFVCLGTGCP; encoded by the coding sequence ATGCAACGTGGTCGTTTGCTAATCTTGATAGGTCTCTTATTATTACTGGCTACTGTCGCGTTAGTTGTAGTCTTGTTCGGGCAGGGCATATTTAACCCTGGTGGGGGTGAGCCAACTCCCCCTGCTGTCGAAGGACAGACACAGGTCGCGCCGGTTGAGGTGACTCAAATTGTGATTGCGGTTCAGCCTTTGCCGCGCGGCCAACCCATTCCGGCTGAGGCCCTGGGGCTTGCGCCCTGGCCAGTAGAAGCCAGGCCAACCACCGCTATTACCGACACGGCCCTGGTCATCGGCAAGCTGGCTCGCTACGACATCGAACGCGGCGAACCGGTTTTGACCACGTTAATTTCTGATGGGCCTGATGGGTTAAGTTCAATCGGGTCAGATGCCGCACTGCGGATACCGCCCGGTCAGGTGGCGCTGGCCGTCCCACTGAACCGGCTTTCGGGCGTTGGCTACGCCTTGCAGGAAGGCGATCATCTGAATGTGTTGGTGTCGTTGTTGTTTGCAGACCTTGAAGAGGCCACCCAGACCATCACCCCAAGCACCGCCTCTTTGTTCACCAACGTCACTGCAGACCCTCTGACGGGCGCAACCACGTTCGCATTGCAACCCATTGGCGTTGAAGGGCAGGTTAAGTTCAGCGAAGGGGAAGGCGGGCTTACGATCCCGTTCTTTGTCCAGCCGTCCGAAGAACAGCGCCCGCGTTTGGTGGTTCAGCAAATTGTGCAGGATGCAGTTGTGTTGGGGGTTGGTAATTTTCAAGAGCTGGCAGACAATGAGCCAACACCTACGCCGTTGCCCGAAGGCACCGCGCCGCCGCCCCCGACTCCGGTTCCCCCGCCAGACATCATCACCCTGATCGTGTCGCCTCAGGACGCCGTCGTGTTGACCTACTTCCTGGATTCGAAGGCCCGCTTTACATTTGCCTTGCGAGCCGCCGGCGATACCACTCGTGTGGACACGGAGAGCGTGACATTGCAATACACCATTGAACGTTTCCGCATTTCAGTTCCGACACAATTGCCGTATGGGGTTCAGCCGGCAGTGCGCGATGTCAATCCGCCGGTGCTGCCTAACGACAACCCTCCGGTTATTATTCCCTTGCCTGATGGCACTTTCGTGTGCCTGGGAACCGGGTGTCCGTAG
- a CDS encoding response regulator transcription factor — protein sequence MDKAGLLIIDDHPLFRQGLRDLLRSESDLVVVGEGADGKEALELIASLNPDVVLMDINLPGMNGLQVTRHIKSDRRKINVIMLTAYDDSEQALHAFRAGAAAYCPKDVEPTKLVEVIRQVLRGHYVVGDQLFDREGIESWMDKGVSQINRPYVDDSQELFSPLSPREMQILQYVTRGLSNKEIAFALGISHQTVKNHMTAILHKLDVEDRTQAAVYALRHGWVRLQDSKA from the coding sequence ATGGATAAGGCTGGCCTTCTAATAATTGATGATCATCCATTGTTTCGCCAGGGGTTGCGTGACCTGTTGCGTTCGGAGTCTGACCTGGTTGTGGTGGGCGAGGGGGCAGACGGCAAAGAAGCCCTGGAGCTTATTGCCTCTCTCAACCCCGATGTAGTTTTGATGGATATTAATTTGCCGGGGATGAACGGCTTGCAGGTTACTCGGCATATTAAGTCTGACCGCCGCAAGATCAACGTCATCATGCTCACAGCTTACGACGACTCGGAGCAGGCTCTGCACGCCTTCCGGGCCGGGGCGGCGGCGTACTGCCCGAAGGACGTTGAACCGACAAAACTGGTGGAAGTCATTCGCCAGGTTTTGCGCGGCCACTATGTCGTTGGCGATCAATTGTTTGACCGCGAGGGCATTGAAAGCTGGATGGACAAGGGCGTGAGCCAGATCAATCGCCCCTATGTTGACGACTCCCAGGAGCTATTTTCCCCGCTCTCGCCGCGAGAGATGCAAATTCTTCAGTATGTGACACGCGGCTTGAGCAACAAAGAAATTGCCTTTGCGCTAGGCATTAGCCATCAAACTGTCAAGAACCACATGACTGCGATATTGCATAAATTGGATGTTGAAGATCGCACCCAGGCGGCGGTTTATGCCCTGCGCCACGGTTGGGTGCGCCTTCAAGACTCGAAAGCTTAG
- a CDS encoding response regulator, whose protein sequence is MPPGQKINVLIVDDSVEFRENIKKLLQFEADIEIVGMAKTGREAVAAAKEKRPNVVLMDINMPDMDGITATELIVKDVPSAQIIILSVQGDQDYFRRAMIAGARDFLNKPPSGDELISAIRRSYEISKSRITPVVAQSAPGAGASAAVATEGKIIAVYSAKGGVGCTLLATNLALALHSEETRTLLIDCNLQFGDLAVFLNLKTQHNVIEIFERAEELDQDFIASVTMPHNSGLKVLLAPSSPEQADVVTAAQVKKALEALRHQYAYVIVDTSSALTDIILSIFDVSDKIVLVTTPDIPAIKDARIFFDLVEALNYPADRVMFVLNKVDKRGGITAANIQDSIKHEIVAQIPLDDRVLYSINNGVPIVVNGRNLPIAQAIVDMANKLKASFMPVVEKDAPSQAATASDEKSKKPAPRRLFGG, encoded by the coding sequence ATGCCTCCTGGTCAAAAAATCAATGTGCTCATCGTTGATGATAGCGTTGAGTTTCGAGAAAACATAAAGAAACTGCTTCAGTTCGAGGCGGATATTGAGATCGTCGGCATGGCAAAGACCGGCCGGGAAGCCGTTGCGGCCGCCAAAGAGAAACGCCCCAACGTCGTGCTGATGGACATTAATATGCCGGACATGGACGGCATTACCGCGACCGAACTCATCGTCAAGGATGTGCCTTCAGCGCAAATCATTATTTTGTCGGTTCAGGGCGATCAAGATTACTTCCGGCGAGCCATGATCGCCGGGGCGCGCGATTTCTTGAACAAGCCGCCGTCTGGTGACGAGTTGATCAGCGCCATTCGCCGCTCTTACGAGATCAGCAAATCGCGAATTACGCCGGTGGTGGCCCAGTCAGCGCCGGGCGCAGGCGCTTCGGCGGCGGTGGCCACCGAAGGGAAAATCATTGCCGTTTACAGCGCCAAAGGCGGGGTGGGTTGCACGTTGCTGGCAACCAATCTGGCGCTGGCGCTTCATTCCGAAGAAACCAGGACGTTGTTGATTGATTGTAATCTCCAGTTTGGTGACCTGGCCGTTTTTCTGAATCTGAAGACCCAGCACAACGTCATCGAAATCTTCGAGCGGGCAGAAGAGCTGGATCAGGATTTTATCGCCAGCGTGACCATGCCTCACAACTCAGGGCTGAAGGTGTTGTTGGCGCCCTCCAGCCCGGAGCAGGCCGATGTGGTCACGGCGGCCCAGGTGAAAAAAGCCCTGGAAGCGTTGCGCCATCAATATGCTTATGTCATTGTTGATACCTCATCAGCCCTGACAGATATCATCCTCTCAATTTTCGATGTTTCAGATAAAATCGTTCTGGTGACAACACCAGACATTCCAGCCATCAAAGATGCCCGTATTTTTTTTGATCTGGTTGAGGCGTTGAACTACCCGGCTGACCGGGTGATGTTCGTTCTGAACAAAGTGGACAAACGCGGCGGCATCACGGCGGCGAATATTCAGGATTCAATCAAGCATGAAATTGTGGCCCAGATTCCGCTGGACGATCGTGTCCTGTATTCGATCAACAACGGCGTCCCAATCGTCGTCAATGGCCGCAACCTTCCGATCGCACAAGCCATTGTTGACATGGCCAACAAACTGAAGGCCAGCTTTATGCCGGTGGTTGAAAAGGACGCACCTTCTCAAGCGGCAACGGCGAGCGACGAAAAGAGCAAGAAGCCTGCTCCCCGCCGGCTGTTTGGGGGATAG
- a CDS encoding Flp family type IVb pilin has product MLFIPKEKGQGLVEYALILVLVAVVVIVILALLGPAIGNVFSNIVSNI; this is encoded by the coding sequence ATGTTGTTTATCCCGAAGGAAAAAGGGCAAGGCTTGGTAGAATATGCGTTGATTCTTGTTTTGGTGGCCGTCGTTGTTATCGTCATTCTGGCGTTGCTCGGCCCGGCTATCGGTAACGTGTTCTCGAATATCGTTTCTAACATCTAA
- a CDS encoding sensor histidine kinase yields the protein MAGNGLQELMDFTREEVERTQREMREIALLVEQSRGEVDKLAQRNATINNHLRQLQQNFDTVPRNDIKNTYDAVLDAQQRLFTMRGQLEKLQSDQVSLDRYAKYLNTVLENLGNIAPGAMMKGAAASAPGAIGVSGGTDLIVRIIDAQEAERQRISKTMHDGPAQSLTNFVLQAEIVTRLFDSNPEQARIELQNLKTTATSTFQRVREFITELRPMMLDDLGLVPTVRRYVKAFEEKSGIQTTLTITGEERRFEPHREVLAFRGVQELLSNAREHSQGNQIRVTLDIDDLRVRITVEDNGKGFDVAAALVPEQKHIGLNTLKEKAELLGGQLQIDSTLGQGTRAALEIPVGSINALM from the coding sequence ATGGCCGGTAACGGTTTGCAAGAACTCATGGATTTCACTCGTGAAGAGGTAGAACGCACTCAGCGCGAGATGCGTGAAATTGCCCTGCTGGTGGAACAGAGCCGGGGCGAAGTGGATAAGCTGGCGCAACGCAACGCCACCATCAACAACCACTTGCGCCAGCTCCAGCAGAACTTCGATACGGTGCCGCGCAACGACATCAAGAATACGTACGATGCGGTTTTGGACGCCCAGCAAAGATTGTTTACGATGCGAGGCCAGCTTGAAAAACTTCAGAGCGATCAGGTCAGCCTCGACCGCTACGCAAAATACCTCAACACCGTTTTGGAAAACCTGGGGAATATCGCGCCTGGGGCTATGATGAAAGGGGCGGCCGCCTCTGCGCCCGGAGCCATCGGCGTCAGTGGCGGCACTGACCTGATCGTTCGCATCATTGACGCTCAGGAGGCCGAACGTCAGCGTATCTCAAAAACAATGCATGACGGTCCGGCCCAGTCTCTCACCAACTTTGTCCTGCAAGCCGAGATCGTCACGCGCCTGTTCGATAGCAACCCCGAACAAGCCCGTATCGAACTTCAGAATTTGAAAACGACGGCCACCTCCACATTTCAACGCGTGCGTGAGTTCATTACCGAACTCAGACCCATGATGTTGGATGACTTGGGACTGGTGCCAACCGTTCGCAGGTACGTCAAGGCATTTGAAGAGAAAAGTGGTATCCAGACCACGTTGACCATTACCGGCGAAGAACGGCGATTTGAACCGCATCGAGAAGTGCTGGCCTTCCGCGGCGTTCAAGAACTGTTGAGCAATGCTCGTGAGCATTCTCAGGGTAATCAAATTCGGGTGACGTTGGATATTGACGATCTTCGGGTGCGAATCACCGTTGAAGATAATGGCAAAGGCTTTGACGTTGCCGCCGCGCTGGTTCCCGAGCAAAAGCATATTGGGTTGAACACCCTGAAGGAAAAAGCCGAACTATTAGGCGGACAATTGCAGATTGACAGCACACTAGGGCAGGGCACAAGAGCCGCGCTTGAAATTCCGGTTGGCAGCATTAATGCTCTTATGTAG